The genomic DNA AACGCAGAGTCGGTGGGCGTAGCGTACCCAAAGAACCAGCCGATGAGGATATACTCCAGCCTCTGGAACGCCGATGACTGGCCACCAGGGCGGGCTCGTGAAGACCGACTGGACCCAAGCTCCCTTCACGGCTTCCTACAGGAACTTCAAAGCGGATGAGGCTGCGTGTGGTCTTCTGGAGCATCCTCGTGCGGCAGCTCCAGTGGCTCGACTAGTTCATGGCTCACCCAGGAGCTGGACTCCACAAGCCAGGAGAGGCTGAGATGGGTGCACAAGAACTACATGATCTACAATTACTGCGCCGATGCCAAGAGGTTCCCTCAGGGCCTTCCTCCCGAATGCGGCCTCTCCTAATTGAACAAAAATCAAGCGCAATCCGCAGATCATCAATTAATTCATTTGCCATAGCCTACTACAGCCATGGTTTCTTGCGATATTGattcttttgtatttaaatcGCAGAGGGGATTCAATCATTCTTTATGATCATTGTGATCGATCTTTGTTTTTGAATTCAaattataaagtaaaataataatattcctAAATCAAGATTACATTTTGAAATCGATtcaatacacatacatatataacttCTTGTTTGTACCCATTGCTACAATCAATCAAGTTACAGATTTGAAGTTAAAAATCATCATTGATACACTGAAGATACCCATCTCCTTGCGTTTCAAGTACAAGCTCACATATCCTTTGGTAAGAGAACAAATGCCATTCTACAATATTGTAGGAAATGCTTTTGGTTCTTCATCAATAACGTTTGTGAATTGAGACATTCTCTATTGCTTCCTATTTGTGCTTTCATTATATCTACCTTAAGATGTTTCTCCAGGAGAACTTCCTCTCTCGGTGGAACTCGAGGACTTCTTCTCCCGGATCAGTACCTTCTCTGGGAGAACTCCCTGCCCCCCGAAGAAGGGCTACAACGCACTCTTCTTGAATTAAGTCATCAATCATATGGAGAATATCACTTtcatagtatttatttttatcaaaatcacTTTCATAGTTTTAAAAGATGATGCTGAGGCATataaaataagggtaaaattataTCGAGATAGTTGAGACAGTACAAGTTTTTTCTGAGCAAATGCCATATTATGCCACAAGGCATTACAGTGAATCTTTGAGGTGCACTTTTTATNNNNNNNNNNNNNNNNNNNNNNNNNNNNNNNNNNNNNNNNNNNNNNNNNNNNNNNNNNNNNNNNNNNNNNNNNNNNNNNNNNNNNNNNNNNNNNNNNNNNGTTCGACCCAACCGCCGATTTCCACACCTACTCCATCCTCTGGAATCCCCAGCGCATCATGTGAGTGCCCTAACAAACAATCGGGATTACTCGCCCTAccattaatcaaccaatcacattattcTCAATCAGCTCTTGTTTTGTCTGCCTCTGATTTCAGATTCTCGGTGGACGGCACGCCCATCAGAGAGTTCAAGAACGCAGAGTCAGTGGGCGTTGCGTACCCAAAGAACCAGCCGATGAGGATATACTCCAGCCTCTGGAACGCCGATGACTGGGCCACCAGGGGCGGGCTCGTGAAGACCGACTGGACCCAAGCCCCCTTCACGGCTTCCTACAGGAACTTCCAAGCGGATGATGCTTGCGTGTGGTCTTCTGGATCATCCTCGTGCGGCAGCTCCATGGTTCAACTAGTTCATGGCTTCCCAGGAGCTGGACTCCACAAGCCAGGAGAGGCTGAGATGGGTGCAGAAGAACTACATGATCTACAATTACTGCGCCGACGCCAAGAGGTTTCCGCAGGGCCCTCCTCCCGAATGCAGCCTCTCCTAATTGAACAAAATCAAGCGCAATTCATCCATCAATCCGTGATATTCTTTTGCATCTGACTGCCacaattcatttgatttattCTTTATCATTGTAATTTTTGTTGAGCTCTTATCGTACAAGAACATTTTATTACATTTTCTATTGAAAACAGAGAGCAAGAATGCAGCTGTGTGTGTTCTTGTTATTTCTTCACCATCCGATTTGGTCTTTCTTAACAAATGGAATGATttatactatacgacaacaaaCCAAAGCTTCAAAAAGGCAcaatttttcttggaaatcAAACCAACACATACATTACAGTGCATGATCTAGAGTTGAAATGAAATCATTTTGGCTTATCGTTCTCAGGGAGGGCCCGTGAGTATGATGCAATGCCGGTCTGGGCATAAGAGTCCTCCCAGTTCCTCCCATCAAAATGCCTAATTTCAACATGGCTCAGTGTTCCAGGATCCACACACGTGTATGTGACAGCTATTCCATCCGGATTCGATCTTGGAGTGTAAAATGAGGATATACCGCAGACCTTGCAGAAAGTGTGCTTTGCCGTGTGGCTGCCAAAGGTATAGGTTGTAAGGAACTGTTTGCCATCTCCGAGGAGCTCGAACCGATCCAAAGGTACAACGAAACGAGTGTTCCCTCTCATGGAGCAGTCGCTGCAGTTGCATTGCCAGGCTACTACACTGGATGGTGCCCGGAGTCGCCATCTTACGCTTCCACAGTGACACCCGCCATTGTGCACCACCATCTCAGAATCCATGGTAGCTTCTCTTGGCTATCTGTAAAATGTTACATGTTACTCCAGCATTGCTGTAAATGGTAGCTTTGGCAGTGGTAGAAACAACCGCACCATGCCAGATTTCAGTATAGGAACTAATAGAGCTCGAGGATTTGAACCTAAAAGACAAGTTTTGCCACAACTCAAGTGGGGCGCCATGACCCGTGCCTAACTCTTAATGAACCATAAGTACATTAGATCaaacaaaataacaatattCATTCCAAAATAATTGTCTCTACAATCTTTGCCAGTAATAATTGGAGGAAACTACTAAGACGAAACTAATGCCCACAAGAACAATGTAGGGTATACCAAAGCCAAATTACTGAGTTAAACTCAAGTGAAGTGGACTTGACTTTCTCACACTGTCTTGTATTGTTGAATCCACAGCTACAAATGACAATATGAACTCTCCTCTACAGCcgtaaaaataataacaatcacaagtcttaatcccactaggtgggtttGGCTACATGTATTGTAGATCTCCAATTCTCCTAAAATTCATGATGTTTTGATTCAACAAGGTTTATGTTAACTGTTGGCTACTTAACCCAACCCTCTTcttttatttgggcttgaaaTTGGCTGAAAATAGGAGGAACACTTCCAACACTAGAACTGTTGAGGGATTACTTAATCCATAGGCAGAGCTCCTCttaaactattattttagataaaaactaGTAACCATCGAATGAGCAGGGCGGCGGAGGGGTGGACCTTGGTATTAGAAGAGTAACTTACAAGGACATGTAACCTAGAGTGTTTTTGGGATAGGACTTCTAACACAAGCAGAAGTATTGAGCGTAGGAGATAAACCAGAAAACATGATAAATTAGGAAGTCCTAGGCAAGGAGGTCAAAGGTGAGGCAGCACTGGCTAGCAACCATATTCCTTATTAGCAAAACCAACCAGAAGCAGCTGAAGCCCATTCCCTTTTCCATTAAGAGGTTAATGATTAAAGAAGGTGGTATAGCTGCTGCTTATT from Diospyros lotus cultivar Yz01 chromosome 4, ASM1463336v1, whole genome shotgun sequence includes the following:
- the LOC127799620 gene encoding uncharacterized protein LOC127799620; protein product: MDSEMVVHNGGCHCGSVRWRLRAPSSVVAWQCNCSDCSMRGNTRFVVPLDRFELLGDGKQFLTTYTFGSHTAKHTFCKVCGISSFYTPRSNPDGIAVTYTCVDPGTLSHVEIRHFDGRNWEDSYAQTGIASYSRALPENDKPK